A stretch of DNA from Bactrocera neohumeralis isolate Rockhampton chromosome 6, APGP_CSIRO_Bneo_wtdbg2-racon-allhic-juicebox.fasta_v2, whole genome shotgun sequence:
TGACACCGTTTGTGGAACAGCGGGGTATGTTCCCGCTGGACCTGCACCTACTGGCTGAGCACCTGCTCCTGGCCGATATCCTGTTCCTGGTTGTAAGCCTGCTCCTGGTTGTTGTTCAGCACCTGGTTGATAACCTGCTCCTGGCAGATATCCTGTTCCTGGTTGTAATCCTGCTCCGGGTTGTTGTTCAGCTACTGGTTGATAACCTGCTCCTGGTTGATAACCTGCTACTGGCTGGTATCCTGTTCCTGGTCGTAATCCTGCTCCGGGTTGTTGTTCAGCCCCTGCTTGATAACCTGCTCCTGGCTGATATCCTACTCCTGGTTGTAAGCCTACTCCGGGTTGTTGTTCAGCTCCTGGTTGATAACCTGCTCCTGGTTGATATCCTGCTCCTGGTTGATAACCTGCTCCTGGCTGATATCCTATTCCTGGTTGTAAGCCTGCTCCGGGTTGTTGTTCAGCTCCTGGTTGATAACCTGCTCCTGGTTGATATCCTGCTCCAGGTTGATAACCTGCTCCTGGCTGATATCCTGGTCCTGGTTGTAAGCCTGCTCCTGGTTGTTGTTCAGTTCCTGGTTGATAACCTGCTCCTGGTTGATATCCTGCTCCAGGTTGATAACCTGCTCCTGGCTGATATCCTGTTCCTGGTCGTAATCCTGCTCCGGGTTGTTGTTCAGCCCCTGATTGATAACCTGCTCCTTGCTGATATCCTGTTCCTGGTTGTAAGCCTGCTCCGGGTTGTTGTTCAGCTCCTGGTTGATAACCTGCTCCTGGTTGATATCCTGTTCCTGGTTGGTAACCTGCTCCTGGCTGATATCCTGTTCCTGGTTGTAAGCCTGCACCTGGTTGTTGTCCAGATCCTGGTTGATATCCTGCTGTTGGGTGATATCCTATACCTGTGCCTACTCCGGGTTGTAGTCCAGCACCTGGTTGTGCATCTGCTCCTGGTTGAGGACTCACTTGTGGTTGGTAACCTACACCCGGTTGCAAACCTGCACCAGGTTGCAAACCTGCACCAGGTAGCAAGCTCGCTCCTGGTTGATATCCTGCACCTGGTTGTAATTGAGCACCTTGTTGATACCCTACCCCTGGTTGATAACCAGCACCAGGATGAGCTCCCGGACCGCCAATGACATCTGGGGCATAAATTCCACTAGGCCCAGATGGAATACCAGATACTCCACTTCCAGGTTGCCAATAAGATCCAGTTGGATGAGTGCTTACAACTGGTCCAGTTGGCTGACCTCGTGTAACACCACCTGTCGGGATACCAGCTTGACCAGATCCAGGAGCTTGACCGATTGGACTGGGGCCGTAGATTTGAGATCCCGAGGGAATACCAACTCCTGGAGCTTGCACACCAATTGGTTGAGGTCTGCCACCAGTTTGAATACCTGTGGTTCCTGGCGCATAACCACTTTGTGGCCTTGACCCCGTAATAGGTCCCAAACCGGGGGAATAAGCTTGACCCGAACTTAAATCTACACCTTGTTGAATACCACCACCAGGCCTTGAGCTAACCGTCGTACCTATACCAGGTCCATAAATACCACTGGGTGGTGCACCACCACCAATCCCACCTCCCGGTGGCGCAGGTTGACGGCCTGGTTGCGGTACATATAATCCACCAACCTGACCGGGTTGTAAACCGCCACCAACACTTGTGTAAGTTGGCTGTCCGGTTATTTGTGGACCACCTTGTACAAGTGCTCCAGGCCTTTGATCAGCAGCTGATCCGACCACTCCTGTCCCTGGTTGACCAGTAGGAAGGCCAGCACTGGGAGCATACGCACCTCCATGTACAACTTGGCCACCAATTTGCTGACCAGGTCTTGTAGCTCCTTCTACTCTAGGACCACCAATTTGTCCAGTACCATATCCACTACCTGGCCCCAAAGCGCCACCAGGCTGCACGCTCTCTGGTTGTCCATAAATTGCTCCAGGTCTCACAATAGCTCCTGCTTGAGGTCCTCCACCAGCTCCTGTGCCACCAGTTCCAGTTGGTTGACCGATTCCAGGTCCATAAGATGTCCCGGGTCTAGCTCCCGGCCTTATAATCGCACCTGGTTGAACACCAGCATCTGAGCCAGGAGTTGAGGGTCCAGGTCCAATGGGTTGACCACCAACACCAGGTTGTCGTCCGATACCAGCTATTCCACCAGGTCCAACGGGTTGACCACCAGTGCCAACACCATAACCGGCACCAGGTTGTCGCCCAATACCGCCAACACCTCCAGGTCCAATGGGCTGACCAGCAGTACCAACACCATAACCGGCACCAGGTTGTCGCCCAATACCGCCAACACCTCCAGGTCCAATGGGCTGACCAGCAGTACCAACGCCATAACCAGCGCCAGGCTGTCGCCCAATACCGCCCACGCCTCCAGGTCCAACAGGCTGTCCAACAGTACCAACACCATAACCGGCACCGGGCTGTTGTCCAGCAGTAGGGCCTCTTGCACCTAGACCTCCAGGGCCACTAGGCTGTACACCGCCAGGAGCCAAAACACCCCCTTGCCTCAATGTGCCAGCAGCTCCAGGACCCCCAATTGTAGTAGTACCTGCAGTGCCAGGAATGATTCTCAAGGCATCTGGCCTACCACTACCGCCAACATAAGTGAGGGGATCGGGAGAACCCGCGGGATATTCTAAATTAAATATGTGGGTATATTAACTAAGGTATCATGTACCAGTATTGTTAAACATAACTTACCATAAGTGGGACTTGATGCACAATCACTGCAATCTCCCATTGAGAATTGACTCTGTGCTTGTCCCATACCATGGCTTCCAGCTAAATTTGTAgatttaatcatttatttatgtaactatatataatttttctggaGTTCATACAAACTGTTGTTCTAGATCCGTGTTCATTAGCCTCTGCTTCAGCTTTGCCATCCTGTTCTGGTTTTCCAAAATTGAGATACTGAGATTGCGTCTGACCACGCATACTTAAAGGAGAACATAAAATGATTTacgttattttaatttatatctcGACGATGAAACTTACTATCCTCGTCCGCTTCGCTTTGATCTATCCAAATCAAGTTGATCATTATCAACCTCGTAATTCGATTCCGGCACGCTTTCATCTAATGACGCCTGAAACATAAggttaaaatgtattttaagaaCTATGCGAACACcgtcatgtatgtatatctagtaAATGTAATGCATAACTtcacttttaaaatataattaaggaCTCAATAAAGCTATGCAAGACATGGGTGGTCCCGATAgagttacttttttcaatatccttGTTTTGACaagtgagtcgtgtcaagcgtTCATGTTcattttgttcagtattgtatGACATTTCATCAAGAAAAGACTTACggctgaacaacgtttacaaatcgtttaactttattacgaaaatgcacgttctgtaaagaatgttttttgcgccttcgctcaacttataatcaacataatcggcctactgagcgtactattcgccatcttgagacccagaattcattattggataatattcggccGAACGGACGTGGTATAGTCCAgcaagcagtgaagaaaatatagcaaccgtagctgagagtgtacacgaagccCATGGTGAGTCGATTCGGCGTACATGACTGTCGGATGGAACGACTCCGCGCATttcacgtcgagatcttaaattgaaagcgtacaaaatacagcttgtgcaataattgaagccactcgaccttcTCAATCGACATCGCTACGCTTTATGGgctttattgagagaacactttggtgagcagataacttaacgttttgggccggtcgattggtcaccaagatcgtgtgatatcgcaccgttatgtatgtatatgtaaagcctaaagtctatgcagcCAATCCGCTTCTATTCAGAACTCTATagataatctgcaaaaaataaatgtcaaagaattttctttcgaatgataataatcaTTCCCCATTAAACTTGAAGCTTCTGTGTTTTTCATTAAAACAGTAGGAACCTCGAGATAGATCATCCTTTATTAAATTCGTGTATTACTACTTTGAAGTACGTTTTGAAAATAGGAAACATTTAAAGATCCTCATTTTTGTGTTGACCAAAATAACTAGCTCTCTTTTATGTTAGGGGAAATCCTTTTCACTTGTACGTGGATTTGTTTCTAATACCTGGATTCATTACCACATTAAAGCAGCTTAATGGGAAATTGAGAGACTCCAATTCCaattcaaaacaagtaaggaagggctaagttcgggtgtcaccgaacattttatactctcgcatgataaagtgataatcgagatttcattatacgtcatttacatatttttcaaataccgtattttttaaagttttattccgctatcatcattggttcctaatgtatatactcgtattatacagaaaaggcatcagatggaattcaaaatagcgttatattggaagaaggcgtggttatgaaccgatttcacccatatttcgcacatgtcatcagggtgttaagaaaatattatataccgaatttcattgaaatcggtctagtagttcctgagatatggtttttggtccataagtgggcgagaccacgcccattttcaatttttaaaaaaagcctgggtgcagcttccttctgcaatttcttccgtaaaatttagtgtttctgacgttttttgttagtcggttaacgcacttttagtgattttcaacataaccttttatgggaggtgggcgtggttattatccgatttcttccatttttgaactgtatatgggaatgcctaaagaaaacgactctgtagagtttggttgacatagctatagtagtttccgagatatgtacaaaaaacttagtagggggtggggccacacccacttttccaaaaaaaattgcgtccaaatatgcccctccctaatgcgattctttgtgccaaatttcactttaatatctttatttatggcttagttatgacactttatagcttttcggtttccgccattttgtgggcgtggcagttggccgattttgcccatcgtcgaacttaaccttcttatggagccaaggaatacgtataccaagtttcatcatgtctcaatttttactcaagttacagcttgcacggacggacggacagacggacggacggacagacagacatccggatttcgactctactcgtcgccctgatcactttggtatacataaccctatatctgactcttttagttttaggacttacaaacaaccgttatgtgaacaaaactataacactctccttagcaacattgttgcgagagtataaaaaatgaatatttcgCAACAAAAACTTtactgaattaattaaattaaataattatgttttgttaacataattacaaacaattatttttctgtttttttgtcaAGAAGACATCAAATGTAGTTTGCGTTTGtcttttgtgttatttttaaagttgttgATATGTGGCTGAAGCATCTATATCAAACTGTCTTTTTTAAACTCCTGTCCTAACTTTCAATAAATTGGTCCAAATTTCAAAGttcgaagtttttaacacccagaaggaagcgttggaggccctataaagtataaatataaatgatcagtatgttgagcttagtcgatttagccatgttcgtctgtctgtatatatacgaactagtccctctgtttttaagatatcgttttgaaattttgcaaacgtcattttctcttcaagaagctgctcatttgtcggaactgccgatatcggaccactataacatatagctgccatacaaactgaacgatcggaatcaagttcttgtatagaaaacttttacatttgacaatgtatcttcacaaaagttggcacaggttattttctaagtcaacaatgtaatctcgaagaaaattgttcagatcggctaactatagcatatagctgccatacaaactgaatgatcgaaatcaaatgcttgcatgggaaacctcctcatttgacgatatatcttcacgaaatttggtatgagttattgttcataggaataatattatatcgaaagaaattgttcagatcggcttgctatagcatatagctgtcatacaaaccgaacgatcggaatcaagggcttgtatggaaaactttcgcattttatgtggtatcttcacgaaatttgtcatgaaTTACTGCTtcaggtaataatataatctccgcaaaaattgttcaaattgcttccatgcaaactgaacacatagttactcaacgaaatgcacctgtgaagggtatattagcttcggtgcagccgaagttaaagttttttcttgtttgaattAATGTGTGTATGGAATCGCAATTTAGGGGTATCCACGATTTGAAATAAAAGAGCACAAATCAGTAATCAAAGTCCGGCTATACCTATAACTAAATCTAGTGTGTGCCGAGGTCACAATATCTGGAAATTTGAAATGGTGAATTTAAATATAGAACAACTAGGTGTGGTAATATCAGTAATTTAgtaataaaacagaaatttataaaaagcaacTATGACagcaatattttagaaattgaaaGAATATAAAAACTTATATAAGCAAACTTTTAGTGGGATCTCCTGTTTTTTCAGACATTGAGTACTTTTTTCAGATTTCAACTTTATGATTGTGACACTCGCAAATAACGTCAATAAAACTAGTTTAAAATTCGATGTGAAGGggctttttacaaaaattgtgaGGTTAGTAGTATTGACTTGACAGTTAAGTCAAAATAATGATGTATGAATGAGCGTTGACCGCCGCACATAGGTTTCTTAGTGCATACTGCGGCTAAAAATATAAGGAGTTGTCGCAGGACAATGACATTTGGTACATCATTGTTTTGGAttccaatcaagaaaaaaatgaaaaaaatcaaaatcacgcccccttttttacgcccacctcccatataaggtgaaacttaatttttgacctacagcactgatttttggtacatagcatttttatgacattatatatgttggtgttaaatgaccacctcccatacaaactaaattctcttttatcgaatcttcgtgacattctaattttttaaattttatttagtagtAGAAAAATGTTTAGTACGGACGAAGACATTAATAAGTGATGCAACACATCTTGTTAGTGGATAAGTCCAATTCTTCTGGAATGATACAATACAtccttgttatatatatattgcatacttttgggcggtaACATGCCATTTTAGAGTaactcattgtttttttcaaggggggcaatttggggcagctcaattttttttatcgtttagcTGGCTTTAATTCGGTATATGTATGTCGACAGCGGTAGACAGCGCTAAAAAGATACCACTTTGaagaacattgaaattttgaagtccaaattatgttgttccacaatattttttatgcattatttttttcaatggattttaatgcaaatttttttctttgatacatattataaatgaaaaataattttagttgaattttgttttattgtatcaatgatttgacttttgagtaaattttttgctaattttgattTCTCCACTCACCAAGAGCAGTTCTGGACAAAAAACTAATGCAAAGAATAATACTTTGGTAAAATAAAGATAGTTGGTAAcaaactgtgaaattttcattcaaatcaaacggccatttttgaatttcagccacGGAAATCCCAATGTGCGCCGTTCGAATTTTTAGGACCATCTGCATCGATAGTGAAAGTATCGCAAACAACTGAAATCGGACAGAAACTCGCAATTTAAGTGCAAACAATATACTTGGAGATTCTACAAATACTTCACTTatgcttttaaaatttagtatCATATTAAGCATATTTTCCTCATAAgagaaaaatcaataaatagttgtttataaaattttttgggtatttcacgaaattatataaatttttttggggttctATAATTTCACAATACATCATGCACGCCgaagttaaaaatatgtaaagtgttTTCACTCAGTATCCATTTAACTATGTCAACCAAGGTCGGTAGAAACATTTCGTTTAACTTGTTATGCCAcagtgtaaaaataaataaatggttaTGCTCTCAACTACTTTATCTTATTTGGTtcataaaatgtgaaataaatttttatgatagtttgaaattgttaaaaagcAGAAGTTATTGTGGCTTCTATTTTCCTTATAACGAATGCTATTAGCTTCGAAAGTCATTAGCTTATTTTCACCTGAAACCTTTCttcttaaattaattgaaatcggTGCACAATTTTTCTAGATTCCATATACTAAATGTGAGATatctaaatgaaattaaatgacaTGTCTCCATGACCGCTCTGTGATTCAATACTACAGTTATTATGTTATACTTTTACTAAATACAGTTTTTTCTTCCAGTTCGTCCAGTTgatcttatgtatgtatatatatccaGTAAATTTTATGTAGTCTAATAGAATTAAATCGATGTTTTCTAGGGcatgttttaatttattcagaAATCGTTGCAGATTTTCATATAGTCCCCTTTAGCCAATATAAAcaatttcgaacttccggttgctttgtaccgcatatactgtttccaaaaaataaggtgacatttgaatttaaactgcgcgcgtcaaaggatttggagaattatttttttttaggttggcaGTACTGTCAGtaacatttatgtcaaatttcatgtcaaaatattgattagtgtttgagatacgtgtcgtaaaagtgagtttttcgttttttgcgatgtcgaaatttgttgagcaaagaatttgcattaaattttgtttacggaatcaattttctgctgcggatacgttgaggatgatgcagaaagcctttggtgatgaggctatgtctaaaaaaaattgtttacaagtggtatagtgagttccaagccggccgtgaacgtgtcgaagacgaagagcgtccagggcgaccatcaacctcaaccgacgaagctcacgttcaacaaatcaaagatttggtgtggaaaaaccgtcgattaacaattagagaccttgctgatgaagttggcatatcgaaaggctcagccaataccattttgaaggatattttgggcctcaagcgcgtcaaatctcgactggtaccgaaaacattgaattttttggaaaaaaggcgtcgcgttgaagtgtgtgaaacgatgctttccgactaccagggtgtcatgaaacgcattataactggcgatgagacttggatctatgcttacgatcccgaaacaaccgatcaatcgagcgaatatcgtgccaaaagagagccgagaccaaaaaaatcgcgccaaagtcgctcaaaaatcaaggtcatgttgactgttttcttcgattatcgtggtgttgtgcattatgaattccttccaatcggtcaaacagtcaacaaggaatattatttgaacgttatgcgtcgtttgcgtaacgctatccgcctaaaaaggccggaattgtggaaagacaattcttggtttttacaccacgataatgcaccatcccatactgccctcgtaattcgtgatcaaaAAACTCAACTCATATCGTTCcgcacctgatctggcgccgagcgatttctggctattcaccaagctcaaaagaccgctccggggacaccgtttttatacgatagaggagattcaagccacagcgaagacggaactgcaGGCCATCCCGGCAAGTGaatacaaccagtgtttcgaagattggaaaacccgttggcataagtgctttgcatcgggaggggattactttgaaggggattgaattgatttggaagaataaataaggaattttcaaaataaatactatgccaccttattttttggcattgtatcggccaatatgtgcgttatctcaatgaaaattagagAGCGTGTCTTCTCATAATGTtgtatatttgtgcctaaaattaaTACGATTTGGTGAGAACTTAACCTAGCCTTAACTTAACCtaggtatcttaatgaaacccagcCCAGAAACTGGACGATACtacccccaactcccatatgctacataaaacaattttcgttttctAACAAGTTTTTTgccgaataaaaaaataaacaccaAAAAATTTTCTCGAGTATATCTGAGTTatcaaaattaatgcaatcagcTCATCTCTTACTCTGTCCCCAAAATACCCCATAAAATGATTACGGTCTTGCCACCGGTATTTAAACTGTTCGGTTTGGCCAAAGTGTGTTATATTTCAATGAAACTAAATTAAcaagttttctcaaaaattatgtGGTTTAGCGCTGAATTAGAATGAAattggtatgtatgtacctcatatccctaatataaTGATATCCTCTGGTTAATGTTTTCCACATCAACTCAATATACTAAATTTAGACTTTTCGGTCGAGTTGATATGACACATCTCACATTTGAAGacgtttttacataaatttagctaacaatttcattaaataatagaTGATTGATTCTTTCGCAATattttaatactcttgcaacatgttgctgcagaaTATGGAAGTTTTGTTCACCGAACAGTTGTTCGTATCACATataactaatcgagatagatatagagttatatacatataatgatttgtcaaaaaagtcttgcggtatttttattgaattttttttttctttattgaaatttaaatgaatttttgatgaatcatgcccagctcttgaccgatgctacgaatgctactatgccggtctctttcgaccaattcagcgattttatcgcaattttcgacgacaggccttccggagcgtggcgcatcttcgaccacctctacaccagaacgaaaacgttgaaaccatcgttgtgcggtggaaatggaaactgtatcgggtccataaactgcataaattttattggcggcttgagatgcatttttgcctttatcgtagtagtactgtaaaatatgctgtattttctctttattttgctccatgtttgcgacggtataactcacgaacgacttagaAGAAACGACAaccaatcaaacacgtgttagcgcgtgaaatgagctttccaaaaagatatagcatgacccgatgcgacgaataaaactagaactacgcgctttcagcgccaactagcgaaaataccgcaagactattttgacaacctaatatataagtgatcaggatgacgagaaaagttgaaatccgggtgactgtctgtctgtcggcCGTACGTCCGTGCAagcgtaatcgaaccactgccacgcctacaaaacgccattaaccgaaaacctattaaGGCCCATAAGGAAGCACTAAATTGAGATATAATATGGTACAGGGGATCCCAGTAGCgggcaaaaatttttgaaaaagtgggtgtggcaccgccctctaataagtttaatgtacatatctactcAGCTACTACAACGAAATGTGCTTTTCGCAAATATTATACGAGCTCTTTCCGGCAGtgtaaaaatagatgaaatcggaagataacacTGTTCACTCTCCATATAAAGGTTCGGTTAAAAACtgaatcaataaataaaattaataactcctttaaagtatgccaccttatgaccaaaaacttCGCAAATGTAAACTCCAGTatgtagttgacttttgactgaaactatcggtcaatgtatgggattataattgaaattcagagagaaacctttcctgatagtagtcTGCATGTAGGCTAAAAATGTGTTGATTCGGgtaaatacttcccttagcctcTCTAAATATGTGAGTTACCTTAATTAAATTGAGAGAGAGGGTTTTTCTTTTAACGGTACATTTTTGTGCTTAGCGTGAATAAAATTGGGTGAAATCTCGCTCTAGATCATATATAACTAACAAGTCTTATCAACCTGAGAGTACTTCCCTAGCTTTGAccctggcaagttgcaagagtatgatcTGTTCGCTTACACCcgaaattatttcttatttgtttaaaagaaagttttgccaacacctgAAGGTATTATATTTCACCGGATTTGATATTTGCAAGATTGCAAGAGATACATATGTTCGGTTACTCCTGAACTTtg
This window harbors:
- the LOC126761495 gene encoding fibroin heavy chain isoform X32, whose protein sequence is MLPIRWAFVGIALLIAATNGATIASLDESVPESNYEVDNDQLDLDRSKRSGRGYMRGQTQSQYLNFGKPEQDGKAEAEANEHGSRTTVSGSHGMGQAQSQFSMGDCSDCASSPTYEYPAGSPDPLTYVGGSGRPDALRIIPGTAGTTTIGGPGAAGTLRQGGVLAPGGVQPSGPGGLGARGPTAGQQPGAGYGVGTVGQPVGPGGVGGIGRQPGAGYGVGTAGQPIGPGGVGGIGRQPGAGYGVGTAGQPIGPGGVGGIGRQPGAGYGVGTGGQPVGPGGIAGIGRQPGVGGQPIGPGPSTPGSDAGVQPGAIIRPGARPGTSYGPGIGQPTGTGGTGAGGGPQAGAIVRPGAIYGQPESVQPGGALGPGSGYGTGQIGGPRVEGATRPGQQIGGQVVHGGAYAPSAGLPTGQPGTGVVGSAADQRPGALVQGGPQITGQPTYTSVGGGLQPGQVGGLYVPQPGRQPAPPGGGIGGGAPPSGIYGPGIGTTVSSRPGGGIQQGVDLSSGQAYSPGLGPITGSRPQSGYAPGTTGIQTGGRPQPIGVQAPGVGIPSGSQIYGPSPIGQAPGSGQAGIPTGGVTRGQPTGPVVSTHPTGSYWQPGSGVSGIPSGPSGIYAPDVIGGPGAHPGAGYQPGVGYQQGAQLQPGAGYQPGASLLPGAGLQPGAGLQPGVGYQPQVSPQPGADAQPGAGLQPGVGTGIGYHPTAGYQPGSGQQPGAGLQPGTGYQPGAGYQPGTGYQPGAGYQPGAEQQPGAGLQPGTGYQQGAGYQSGAEQQPGAGLRPGTGYQPGAGYQPGAGYQPGAGYQPGAEQQPGVGLQPGVGYQPGAGYQAGAEQQPGAGLRPGTGYQPVAGYQPGAGYQPVAEQQPGAGLQPGTGYLPGAGYQPGAEQQPGAGLQPGTGYRPGAGAQPVGAGPAGTYPAVPQTVSTYGQVGGDGSGAQQGDIYGPGTLPGSGTFGPLGIPGTGATGVGGIGGAGVLPGGVSVGPSALAYPGAAVPGAGALGEYKEEGPGNLITASGAGGADDAFSQAESSISEGQAAASAQGKKNGGTAKTQVSGTYSATGTFSASASTSDSDRSANAQVSGNSDGAMSQSQGQGGAAQSQAQVQVNSKDGGTKASSQSGGVIHQSQSEVQANDKGGLADSQSSGPGQTSSQAQIGFRPNQDGSAPPTTGGGQASAQSGSHSGQSQSQIQGTSKFGVSYHGAAQSASGTKEQVASYREQNRELFHSISQFGNSDAVTDRVDTVYSGPSGTALTADGNALPDLELKSSKSVKEIVNANKVTDEDSTLNEDEEEEPYDEYDDEDEYYNENSKLDSQTGNKPESQSQYRTYTQNSPTQSQQAAVPNSPDKYLLVQNQNGRVQKYPFRSTTEMVPRGFRGTVNVEKKFHTKAVKSQPTDNDLDSAEEPATPTKHRTPDSYVTVTKSITGSMDNTKNPPQENKNFQSTYYTKSSTCGYFTFSCNIVYGANGRSKICRPKAPANGKC
- the LOC126761495 gene encoding fibroin heavy chain isoform X26 translates to MLPIRWAFVGIALLIAATNGATIASLDESVPESNYEVDNDQLDLDRSKRSGRGYMRGQTQSQYLNFGKPEQDGKAEAEANEHGSRTTVSGSHGMGQAQSQFSMGDCSDCASSPTYEYPAGSPDPLTYVGGSGRPDALRIIPGTAGTTTIGGPGAAGTLRQGGVLAPGGVQPSGPGGLGARGPTAGQQPGAGYGVGTVGQPVGPGGVGGIGRQPGAGYGVGTAGQPIGPGGVGGIGRQPGAGYGVGTAGQPIGPGGVGGIGRQPGAGYGVGTGGQPVGPGGIAGIGRQPGVGGQPIGPGPSTPGSDAGVQPGAIIRPGARPGTSYGPGIGQPTGTGGTGAGGGPQAGAIVRPGAIYGQPESVQPGGALGPGSGYGTGQIGGPRVEGATRPGQQIGGQVVHGGAYAPSAGLPTGQPGTGVVGSAADQRPGALVQGGPQITGQPTYTSVGGGLQPGQVGGLYVPQPGRQPAPPGGGIGGGAPPSGIYGPGIGTTVSSRPGGGIQQGVDLSSGQAYSPGLGPITGSRPQSGYAPGTTGIQTGGRPQPIGVQAPGVGIPSGSQIYGPSPIGQAPGSGQAGIPTGGVTRGQPTGPVVSTHPTGSYWQPGSGVSGIPSGPSGIYAPDVIGGPGAHPGAGYQPGVGYQQGAQLQPGAGYQPGASLLPGAGLQPGAGLQPGVGYQPQVSPQPGADAQPGAGLQPGVGTGIGYHPTAGYQPGSGQQPGAGLQPGTGYQPGAGYQPGTGYQPGAGYQPGTEQQPGAGLQPGPGYQPGAGYQPGAGYQPGAGYQPGAEQQPGAGLQPGIGYQPGAGYQPGAGYQPGAGYQPGAEQQPGVGLQPGVGYQPGAGYQAGAEQQPGAGLRPGTGYQPVAGYQPGAGYQPVAEQQPGAGLQPGTGYLPGAGYQPGAEQQPGAGLQPGTGYRPGAGAQPVGAGPAGTYPAVPQTVSTYGQVGGDGSGAQQGDIYGPGTLPGSGTFGPLGIPGTGATGVGGIGGAGVLPGGVSVGPSALAYPGAAVPGAGALGEYKEEGPGNLITASGAGGADDAFSQAESSISEGQAAASAQGKKNGGTAKTQVSGTYSATGTFSASASTSDSDRSANAQVSGNSDGAMSQSQGQGGAAQSQAQVQVNSKDGGTKASSQSGGVIHQSQSEVQANDKGGLADSQSSGPGQTSSQAQIGFRPNQDGSAPPTTGGGQASAQSGSHSGQSQSQIQGTSKFGVSYHGAAQSASGTKEQVASYREQNRELFHSISQFGNSDAVTDRVDTVYSGPSGTALTADGNALPDLELKSSKSVKEIVNANKVTDEDSTLNEDEEEEPYDEYDDEDEYYNENSKLDSQTGNKPESQSQYRTYTQNSPTQSQQAAVPNSPDKYLLVQNQNGRVQKYPFRSTTEMVPRGFRGTVNVEKKFHTKAVKSQPTDNDLDSAEEPATPTKHRTPDSYVTVTKSITGSMDNTKNPPQENKNFQSTYYTKSSTCGYFTFSCNIVYGANGRSKICRPKAPANGKC